Proteins from a genomic interval of Helicobacter pylori Shi112:
- the lepB gene encoding signal peptidase I, with amino-acid sequence MKFLRSVYAFCSSWVGTITIVLLVIFFIAQAFIIPSRSMVGTLYEGDMLFVKKFSYGIPIPKIPWIELPVMPDFKNNGHLIEGDRPKRGEVVVFIPPHEKKSYYVKRNFAIGGDEVLFTNEGLYLHPFESDTDKNYIAKHYPNAMTKEFMGKIFVLNPYKSEHPGIHYQKDNETFHLMEQLATQGAEANISMQLIQMEGEKVFYKKINNDEFFMIGDNRDNSSDSRFWGSVAYKNIVGSPWIVYFSLSLKNSLEMDAENNPKKRYLVRWERMFKSVEGLEKIIKKEKATP; translated from the coding sequence CTTTTTTATCGCGCAAGCCTTTATCATTCCCTCTCGCTCTATGGTAGGCACGCTCTATGAGGGCGACATGCTCTTTGTCAAAAAATTTTCTTACGGCATACCCATTCCTAAAATCCCATGGATTGAGCTCCCTGTTATGCCTGATTTTAAAAATAACGGGCATTTGATAGAGGGGGATCGCCCTAAGCGCGGCGAAGTGGTGGTGTTTATCCCTCCCCATGAAAAAAAATCTTACTATGTCAAAAGGAATTTTGCCATTGGAGGCGATGAGGTGTTATTCACTAATGAGGGGCTTTATTTGCACCCTTTTGAAAGCGACACAGACAAAAATTACATCGCTAAACATTACCCTAACGCCATGACTAAAGAATTTATGGGTAAAATTTTTGTTTTAAACCCTTATAAAAGTGAGCATCCGGGTATCCATTACCAAAAAGACAATGAAACCTTCCACTTAATGGAGCAGTTAGCCACTCAAGGCGCAGAAGCCAATATCAGCATGCAACTCATTCAAATGGAGGGCGAAAAGGTATTTTACAAGAAAATCAATAACGATGAATTTTTCATGATCGGCGATAACAGAGATAATTCTAGCGACTCGCGCTTTTGGGGGAGTGTGGCTTATAAAAACATCGTGGGTTCGCCATGGATTGTTTATTTCAGTTTGAGTTTAAAAAATAGCCTGGAAATGGACGCAGAAAATAACCCCAAAAAACGCTATCTGGTGCGTTGGGAGCGCATGTTTAAAAGCGTTGAAGGCTTAGAAAAAATCATTAAAAAAGAAAAAGCAACGCCTTAA
- a CDS encoding site-2 protease family protein has product MQFFDSSLESFITTLMKILALLIAIIGHEIMHGLSAFLFGDRSAKDANRLSLNPIRHLDMMGSVLLPALLLIFQAPFLFGWAKPVPVDMRYIVSQKGSLACVVVSLAGVAYNFILAVLLASITHLSFQKLGINALSINELNLYQLALVTFLIQGILYNLVLGVFNSLPIPPLDGSKALGFLALHFKSAFLLEWFSKMERYGLLVVFIFLFIPPLSEFFIHAPTRFLFYLLLS; this is encoded by the coding sequence GTGCAATTTTTTGATTCCTCTTTAGAAAGTTTTATCACCACCTTAATGAAGATTCTAGCCCTTTTAATCGCTATCATAGGGCATGAGATCATGCATGGCTTGAGCGCGTTTTTATTTGGGGACAGGAGCGCTAAAGACGCTAATCGTTTGAGTTTAAACCCTATCAGGCATTTGGACATGATGGGATCGGTGCTTTTACCGGCTTTATTACTCATTTTTCAAGCCCCTTTTTTGTTTGGGTGGGCTAAACCCGTGCCCGTGGATATGCGCTATATTGTTTCTCAAAAAGGCTCTCTGGCATGCGTAGTGGTGAGTTTAGCCGGGGTGGCTTATAATTTCATCTTGGCCGTTCTGCTCGCTTCCATCACGCATTTGAGCTTCCAAAAACTAGGGATCAACGCTTTAAGCATCAATGAATTGAACCTTTATCAGCTCGCTTTAGTAACCTTTCTCATTCAAGGCATTCTTTATAATCTTGTCTTAGGCGTTTTCAATAGCCTCCCTATCCCGCCCTTAGACGGCTCCAAAGCGTTAGGCTTTTTAGCGTTGCATTTTAAAAGTGCGTTTTTATTGGAATGGTTTTCTAAAATGGAACGCTACGGCTTGTTGGTAGTGTTTATCTTTTTGTTTATCCCCCCTTTATCGGAGTTTTTTATCCATGCACCCACAAGAT